One window from the genome of Nicotiana sylvestris chromosome 9, ASM39365v2, whole genome shotgun sequence encodes:
- the LOC104222905 gene encoding DNA repair protein XRCC2 homolog isoform X5, translated as MASARQWIEGDETAKQFLTRVLSERPFLPLPPPLHRIPLRAGNVVEIVGPSPSSKTRILIQAAINCILPKAWKGINYGGLERLVMFIDLDCRFDVLSLSQSLKQRIIKENGNDVGHKLNKVDDSPIGSKDVHAEYDEELFAVSMRRFLYIRCYDSFEFLATLKTMHFQLQKEKEAHGTGVYLLMIDSIGAFYWMDRASPSIPPGRINSIRYLS; from the exons ATGGCGTCGGCGCGGCAATGGATAGAAGGAGACGAAACGGCCAAGCAGTTCCTAACAAGGGTTCTCTCGGAGCGGCCATTCTTACCATTACCTCCACCTCTTCATCGCATCCCTCTCCGCGCCGGCAACGTAGTCGAAATCGTCGGCCCTTCTCCTTCTTCCAAAACTCGCATTCTTATTCAG GCTGCTATTAATTGTATTTTGCCTAAGGCATGGAAGGGCATCAACTATGGAGGTTTGGAGCGATTAGTAATGTTTATTGACCTGGATTGTCGTTTTGATGTGTTAAGCCTTTCACAATCACTGAAGCAGCGGATCATTAAAGAAAATG GCAATGATGTAGGCCACAAGCTAAATAAAGTGGACGATTCTCCTATTGGATCAAAGGATGTGCACGCAGAATATGACGAAGAATTGTTCGCGGTCAGCATGAGAAGGTTCTTGTACATACGCTGTTATGATAGTTTCGAATTTCTTGCCACTCTTAAG ACGATGCATTTCCAACTTCAAAAGGAAAAAGAGGCGCATGGTACTGGTGTTTATTTGCTTATGATTGACAG TATTGGAGCTTTTTATTGGATGGATCGTGCTTCACCGTCTATACCACCAGGGAGGATTAACAG CATTAGATATTTGTCTTAG
- the LOC104222905 gene encoding DNA repair protein XRCC2 homolog isoform X4, with amino-acid sequence MASARQWIEGDETAKQFLTRVLSERPFLPLPPPLHRIPLRAGNVVEIVGPSPSSKTRILIQAAINCILPKAWKGINYGGLERLVMFIDLDCRFDVLSLSQSLKQRIIKENGNDVGHKLNKVDDSPIGSKDVHAEYDEELFAVSMRRFLYIRCYDSFEFLATLKTMHFQLQKEKEAHGTGVYLLMIDSIGAFYWMDRASPSIPPGRINSILYINTYFGS; translated from the exons ATGGCGTCGGCGCGGCAATGGATAGAAGGAGACGAAACGGCCAAGCAGTTCCTAACAAGGGTTCTCTCGGAGCGGCCATTCTTACCATTACCTCCACCTCTTCATCGCATCCCTCTCCGCGCCGGCAACGTAGTCGAAATCGTCGGCCCTTCTCCTTCTTCCAAAACTCGCATTCTTATTCAG GCTGCTATTAATTGTATTTTGCCTAAGGCATGGAAGGGCATCAACTATGGAGGTTTGGAGCGATTAGTAATGTTTATTGACCTGGATTGTCGTTTTGATGTGTTAAGCCTTTCACAATCACTGAAGCAGCGGATCATTAAAGAAAATG GCAATGATGTAGGCCACAAGCTAAATAAAGTGGACGATTCTCCTATTGGATCAAAGGATGTGCACGCAGAATATGACGAAGAATTGTTCGCGGTCAGCATGAGAAGGTTCTTGTACATACGCTGTTATGATAGTTTCGAATTTCTTGCCACTCTTAAG ACGATGCATTTCCAACTTCAAAAGGAAAAAGAGGCGCATGGTACTGGTGTTTATTTGCTTATGATTGACAG TATTGGAGCTTTTTATTGGATGGATCGTGCTTCACCGTCTATACCACCAGGGAGGATTAACAG CATTCTCTACATCAACACTTACTTTGGTTCTTAG
- the LOC104222905 gene encoding DNA repair protein XRCC2 homolog isoform X1 translates to MASARQWIEGDETAKQFLTRVLSERPFLPLPPPLHRIPLRAGNVVEIVGPSPSSKTRILIQAAINCILPKAWKGINYGGLERLVMFIDLDCRFDVLSLSQSLKQRIIKENGNDVGHKLNKVDDSPIGSKDVHAEYDEELFAVSMRRFLYIRCYDSFEFLATLKTMHFQLQKEKEAHGTGVYLLMIDSIGAFYWMDRASPSIPPGRINSTRKSLSLQSVSESVVQEIQKILLVHPMLVLTTKAASLQDKYTTREVRNTGQLSVESTLDSKNIRSSANVQLYREYMPSVWQSFVSHRMLVRPSDDSSKYQKQPIYSSEWLLPSLKISDKFTFNDDGAYIIS, encoded by the exons ATGGCGTCGGCGCGGCAATGGATAGAAGGAGACGAAACGGCCAAGCAGTTCCTAACAAGGGTTCTCTCGGAGCGGCCATTCTTACCATTACCTCCACCTCTTCATCGCATCCCTCTCCGCGCCGGCAACGTAGTCGAAATCGTCGGCCCTTCTCCTTCTTCCAAAACTCGCATTCTTATTCAG GCTGCTATTAATTGTATTTTGCCTAAGGCATGGAAGGGCATCAACTATGGAGGTTTGGAGCGATTAGTAATGTTTATTGACCTGGATTGTCGTTTTGATGTGTTAAGCCTTTCACAATCACTGAAGCAGCGGATCATTAAAGAAAATG GCAATGATGTAGGCCACAAGCTAAATAAAGTGGACGATTCTCCTATTGGATCAAAGGATGTGCACGCAGAATATGACGAAGAATTGTTCGCGGTCAGCATGAGAAGGTTCTTGTACATACGCTGTTATGATAGTTTCGAATTTCTTGCCACTCTTAAG ACGATGCATTTCCAACTTCAAAAGGAAAAAGAGGCGCATGGTACTGGTGTTTATTTGCTTATGATTGACAG TATTGGAGCTTTTTATTGGATGGATCGTGCTTCACCGTCTATACCACCAGGGAGGATTAACAG TACCAGGAAAAGCCTCTCTCTGCAAAGTGTGTCAGAGAGTGTTGTTCAGGAGATCCAGAAGATTCTTTTGGTGCATCCGATGCTTGTTCTAACTACAAAAGCAGCAAGTTTGCAGGATAAATATACAACACGCGAAGTTAG GAATACAGGACAGTTGTCTGTTGAGAGTACCTTGGACTCGAAAAACATCAGAAGTAGTGCTAATGTCCAACTGTATCGGGAGTATATGCCTTCTGTGTGGCAG TCCTTTGTTTCTCATAGAATGCTTGTGCGCCCTTCAG ATGATAGTAGTAAATATCAAAAGCAGCCCATCTATTCGTCGGAATGGCTGTTACCATCCCTGAAGATATCAGACAAATTCACATTCAATGAT GATGGTGCATACATCATATCATGA
- the LOC104222905 gene encoding DNA repair protein XRCC2 homolog isoform X2, whose amino-acid sequence MASARQWIEGDETAKQFLTRVLSERPFLPLPPPLHRIPLRAGNVVEIVGPSPSSKTRILIQAAINCILPKAWKGINYGGLERLVMFIDLDCRFDVLSLSQSLKQRIIKENGNDVGHKLNKVDDSPIGSKDVHAEYDEELFAVSMRRFLYIRCYDSFEFLATLKTMHFQLQKEKEAHGTGVYLLMIDSIGAFYWMDRASPSIPPGRINRKSLSLQSVSESVVQEIQKILLVHPMLVLTTKAASLQDKYTTREVRNTGQLSVESTLDSKNIRSSANVQLYREYMPSVWQSFVSHRMLVRPSDDSSKYQKQPIYSSEWLLPSLKISDKFTFNDDGAYIIS is encoded by the exons ATGGCGTCGGCGCGGCAATGGATAGAAGGAGACGAAACGGCCAAGCAGTTCCTAACAAGGGTTCTCTCGGAGCGGCCATTCTTACCATTACCTCCACCTCTTCATCGCATCCCTCTCCGCGCCGGCAACGTAGTCGAAATCGTCGGCCCTTCTCCTTCTTCCAAAACTCGCATTCTTATTCAG GCTGCTATTAATTGTATTTTGCCTAAGGCATGGAAGGGCATCAACTATGGAGGTTTGGAGCGATTAGTAATGTTTATTGACCTGGATTGTCGTTTTGATGTGTTAAGCCTTTCACAATCACTGAAGCAGCGGATCATTAAAGAAAATG GCAATGATGTAGGCCACAAGCTAAATAAAGTGGACGATTCTCCTATTGGATCAAAGGATGTGCACGCAGAATATGACGAAGAATTGTTCGCGGTCAGCATGAGAAGGTTCTTGTACATACGCTGTTATGATAGTTTCGAATTTCTTGCCACTCTTAAG ACGATGCATTTCCAACTTCAAAAGGAAAAAGAGGCGCATGGTACTGGTGTTTATTTGCTTATGATTGACAG TATTGGAGCTTTTTATTGGATGGATCGTGCTTCACCGTCTATACCACCAGGGAGGATTAACAG GAAAAGCCTCTCTCTGCAAAGTGTGTCAGAGAGTGTTGTTCAGGAGATCCAGAAGATTCTTTTGGTGCATCCGATGCTTGTTCTAACTACAAAAGCAGCAAGTTTGCAGGATAAATATACAACACGCGAAGTTAG GAATACAGGACAGTTGTCTGTTGAGAGTACCTTGGACTCGAAAAACATCAGAAGTAGTGCTAATGTCCAACTGTATCGGGAGTATATGCCTTCTGTGTGGCAG TCCTTTGTTTCTCATAGAATGCTTGTGCGCCCTTCAG ATGATAGTAGTAAATATCAAAAGCAGCCCATCTATTCGTCGGAATGGCTGTTACCATCCCTGAAGATATCAGACAAATTCACATTCAATGAT GATGGTGCATACATCATATCATGA
- the LOC104222905 gene encoding DNA repair protein XRCC2 homolog isoform X3, translating into MASARQWIEGDETAKQFLTRVLSERPFLPLPPPLHRIPLRAGNVVEIVGPSPSSKTRILIQAAINCILPKAWKGINYGGLERLVMFIDLDCRFDVLSLSQSLKQRIIKENGHKLNKVDDSPIGSKDVHAEYDEELFAVSMRRFLYIRCYDSFEFLATLKTMHFQLQKEKEAHGTGVYLLMIDSIGAFYWMDRASPSIPPGRINSTRKSLSLQSVSESVVQEIQKILLVHPMLVLTTKAASLQDKYTTREVRNTGQLSVESTLDSKNIRSSANVQLYREYMPSVWQSFVSHRMLVRPSDDSSKYQKQPIYSSEWLLPSLKISDKFTFNDDGAYIIS; encoded by the exons ATGGCGTCGGCGCGGCAATGGATAGAAGGAGACGAAACGGCCAAGCAGTTCCTAACAAGGGTTCTCTCGGAGCGGCCATTCTTACCATTACCTCCACCTCTTCATCGCATCCCTCTCCGCGCCGGCAACGTAGTCGAAATCGTCGGCCCTTCTCCTTCTTCCAAAACTCGCATTCTTATTCAG GCTGCTATTAATTGTATTTTGCCTAAGGCATGGAAGGGCATCAACTATGGAGGTTTGGAGCGATTAGTAATGTTTATTGACCTGGATTGTCGTTTTGATGTGTTAAGCCTTTCACAATCACTGAAGCAGCGGATCATTAAAGAAAATG GCCACAAGCTAAATAAAGTGGACGATTCTCCTATTGGATCAAAGGATGTGCACGCAGAATATGACGAAGAATTGTTCGCGGTCAGCATGAGAAGGTTCTTGTACATACGCTGTTATGATAGTTTCGAATTTCTTGCCACTCTTAAG ACGATGCATTTCCAACTTCAAAAGGAAAAAGAGGCGCATGGTACTGGTGTTTATTTGCTTATGATTGACAG TATTGGAGCTTTTTATTGGATGGATCGTGCTTCACCGTCTATACCACCAGGGAGGATTAACAG TACCAGGAAAAGCCTCTCTCTGCAAAGTGTGTCAGAGAGTGTTGTTCAGGAGATCCAGAAGATTCTTTTGGTGCATCCGATGCTTGTTCTAACTACAAAAGCAGCAAGTTTGCAGGATAAATATACAACACGCGAAGTTAG GAATACAGGACAGTTGTCTGTTGAGAGTACCTTGGACTCGAAAAACATCAGAAGTAGTGCTAATGTCCAACTGTATCGGGAGTATATGCCTTCTGTGTGGCAG TCCTTTGTTTCTCATAGAATGCTTGTGCGCCCTTCAG ATGATAGTAGTAAATATCAAAAGCAGCCCATCTATTCGTCGGAATGGCTGTTACCATCCCTGAAGATATCAGACAAATTCACATTCAATGAT GATGGTGCATACATCATATCATGA
- the LOC104222905 gene encoding DNA repair protein XRCC2 homolog isoform X6: MASARQWIEGDETAKQFLTRVLSERPFLPLPPPLHRIPLRAGNVVEIVGPSPSSKTRILIQAAINCILPKAWKGINYGGLERLVMFIDLDCRFDVLSLSQSLKQRIIKENGNDVGHKLNKVDDSPIGSKDVHAEYDEELFAVSMRRFLYIRCYDSFEFLATLKTMHFQLQKEKEAHGTGVYLLMIDSIGAFYWMDRASPSIPPGRINRYLS, translated from the exons ATGGCGTCGGCGCGGCAATGGATAGAAGGAGACGAAACGGCCAAGCAGTTCCTAACAAGGGTTCTCTCGGAGCGGCCATTCTTACCATTACCTCCACCTCTTCATCGCATCCCTCTCCGCGCCGGCAACGTAGTCGAAATCGTCGGCCCTTCTCCTTCTTCCAAAACTCGCATTCTTATTCAG GCTGCTATTAATTGTATTTTGCCTAAGGCATGGAAGGGCATCAACTATGGAGGTTTGGAGCGATTAGTAATGTTTATTGACCTGGATTGTCGTTTTGATGTGTTAAGCCTTTCACAATCACTGAAGCAGCGGATCATTAAAGAAAATG GCAATGATGTAGGCCACAAGCTAAATAAAGTGGACGATTCTCCTATTGGATCAAAGGATGTGCACGCAGAATATGACGAAGAATTGTTCGCGGTCAGCATGAGAAGGTTCTTGTACATACGCTGTTATGATAGTTTCGAATTTCTTGCCACTCTTAAG ACGATGCATTTCCAACTTCAAAAGGAAAAAGAGGCGCATGGTACTGGTGTTTATTTGCTTATGATTGACAG TATTGGAGCTTTTTATTGGATGGATCGTGCTTCACCGTCTATACCACCAGGGAGGATTAACAG ATATTTGTCTTAG